Proteins co-encoded in one Podospora pseudoanserina strain CBS 124.78 chromosome 7 map unlocalized CBS124.78p_7, whole genome shotgun sequence genomic window:
- a CDS encoding uncharacterized protein (COG:E; EggNog:ENOG503NV48) — protein sequence MASRNNPTTWDQYERGGMSRTGSVSSIGNRSVQFENESLLGRSVDSNQDDGEWPHLRRRRSSITNRLTALTDIGGVNSIRSFTRSWQRAAGFSEVIPQRPSFVFAPDQAHQPIQYGRSPIDTAEQGSAERTSLLHEHFQAAANQQSLADQPIREERESPEPGASFSPGRQVAAADYREREAKALEQELGGPLFRTGSHQSMSGTSIFAIPPHLATPSIVGSYGSNIDYGTIRSSVSRASMAEAAALWQQQQESGANVPDDEIAPILVKEVEQDGKIVLAVEGQSTLPQTVFNSTNVLIGVGLLSLPMGIKYAGWIIGMVALFLCAAVTAYTAKLLAKCMDLDPSLITFSDLAFISFGRNARIATSVLFTLELLAACVALIVLFADSLDLLFPGFLSVNGWKVFCAAILIPLNFMPLRLLSFTSILGIFSCLSIVLILLLDGFLKPTTPGSLIEPAKTYLLPENWLTLPLSFGLLMSPWGGHSVFPNIYRDMRHPYKYAKALKYSFSFTTVADNAGFIGRSMYFRGVMKVVVRVVVIIVFLVIAILFPAFDSIMAFMGSALCFTICVTLPLAFYLKLFASEIQSKERIAVMSMMILSTILSVIGTIWAFLPKSWIGAEKVAADPTYFQ from the exons ATGGCCTCGAGAAATAACCCCACCACCTGGGACCAGTATGAGCGCGGTGGAATGTCACGAACAGGCAGTGTTTCTTCGATAGGGAACAGGAGTGTACAGTTTGAAAACGAGTCTCTCCTAGGAAGGAGTGTGGACTCCAACCAGGACGATGGAGAGTGGCCACACctgagacggaggag AtcttccatcaccaaccgccTGACTGCCCTGACAGACATCGGCGGTGTCAACAGTATCCGTTCCTTCACCCGCAGTTGGCAGCGTGCGGCTGGTTTCAGTGAAGTTATCCCCCAACGACCCTCGTTCGTCTTTGCGCCAGACCAAGCCCACCAGCCGATTCAGTATGGCCGAAGTCCCATCGACACGGCCGAACAAGGCTCCGCCGAGAGGACCTCCCTGCTCCACGAGCACTTCCAGGCCGCGGCCAACCAACAAAGTCTCGCCGACCAGCCCATcagggaggaaagggaaagcCCTGAGCCAGGCGCGAGCTTCTCTCCAGGCCGCCAGGTCGCTGCCGCTGACTACCGTGAACGGGAGGCGAAGGCCCTCGAGCAGGAACTAGGAGGACCATTGTTCCGGACTGGCAGTCATCAGTCGATGTCGGGCACTTCGATCTTTGccattcctcctcatctAGCGACGCCCTCGATTGTGGGAAGCTACGGATCTAACATCGACTATGGCACAATACGGTCCAGTGTCAGCAGGGCGTCCATGGCCGAGGCGGCTGCGCtctggcagcagcagcaggagagcGGTGCCAATGTTCCAGATGACGAAATTGCCCCTATTTTGGTCAAGGAGGTGGAGCAGGATGGCAAGATTGTTCTGGCTGTCGAGGGTCAGTCTACGCTGCCCCAGACTGTGTTCAATTCGACCAA CGTCTTGATCGGCGTTGGTCTCCTGAGCTTGCCCATGGGTATCAAGTATGCCGGTTGGATCATAGGCATGGTGGCCTTGTTCCTATGCGCTGCAGTAACGGCTTATACGGCCAAACTCCTCGCAAAGTGTATGGATCTGGACCCCAGCCTGATCACCTTTTCCGACCTAGCCTTCATCTCTTTCGGACGCAATGCGCGAATAGCGACCAGTGTGCTTTTTACGCTCGAGCTTCTCGCTGCATGTGTTGCGCTGATTGTGTTGTTTGCTGACTCTCTTGATCTGCTGTTCCCTGGCTTCTTGTCTGTAAATGGGTGGAAAGTGTTTTGCGCCGCGATACTGATACCTCTGAACTTTATGCCACTGCGGCTGCTGAGTTTTACGAGTATTCTTGGTATCTTTTCCTGCCTCAGCA TTGTGCTCATCTTGCTGCTCGACGGGTTCTTGAAGCCAACTACACCTGGTTCCCTCATTGAGCCGGCAAAGACCTACCTTCTCCCTGAGAACTGGTTGACTTTACCGCTGTCTTTCGGGCTGCTCATGTCTCCTTG GGGCGGGCACAGTGTGTTTCCAAAT ATCTATCGTGACATGAGACATCCCTACAAGTACGCCAAGGCGCTCAAGTATTCCTTCTCATTCACC ACCGTTGCCGACAATGCTGGTTTCATTGGGAGGTCGATGTACTTCCGTGGGGTGATGAAGGTGGTCGTCCGTGTCGTGGTCATCATTGTGTTCTTGGTCATTGCGATTCTCTTCCCGGCCTTTGATAGCATCATGGCCTTCATGGGGAGCGCTTTGTGCTTCACCATTTGCGTGAC CTTGCCATTGGCCTTTTACCTGAAGCTCTTCGCGAGTGAGATTCAGAGCAAGGAGAGAATCGCAGTCATGAGCATGATGATTCTGTCGACAATTCTAAGTGTCATCGGAACTATCTGGGCCTTTTTGCCCAAGAGCTGGATTGGTGCCGAGAAGGTTGCTGCTGACCCCACCTACTTTCAGTGA